A genomic window from Quercus lobata isolate SW786 chromosome 10, ValleyOak3.0 Primary Assembly, whole genome shotgun sequence includes:
- the LOC115963318 gene encoding calcium sensing receptor, chloroplastic, which yields MAMELAIRASATPRLSRPTTSSLSSTPRASSRPQFRPTSVSLPTSTTISLLALFSAPHEAKALSLSKDQIVSSITEVEKTMDQVQEVGSSFFDTTKRVLEGVGNVLKPGIEAAVPIVKQTGEQALKIASPAISEASKKAQEAVQSSGFDTQPFLSAAKTVADAAQKTTKVIEEAGPIASSTVDTISSSDPIVIVGTAGALFLVYLLLPPIWSAISYNLRGYKGELTPAQTLDLISTKNHLMIDIRSEKDKDKAGIPRLPSSAKNRMIAIPLEELPSKLKGLVRNAKKVEAEIAALKITYLKKINKGSNIVIMDSYSDSAKLVARALTSLGFKNCWTVVDGFSGSRGWLQSRLGTDTYNFSFAEVISPSRVIPAAVRRFGTISSSGQKLLPRAE from the exons ATGGCTATGGAGTTGGCCATCCGAGCTTCAGCCACTCCCAGGCTTTCCCGTCCCACAACTTCCTCGCTATCTTCTACACCCAGAGCTTCTTCCAGACCACAATTCAGACCCACCTCTGTATCATTACCAACATCAACCACCATATCTCTGTTGGCTCTATTTTCTGCTCCCCATGAAGCAAAGGCTCTCAGCCTCTCCAAGGATCAGATAGTCTCTTCTATCACTGAA GTGGAGAAAACAATGGATCAGGTTCAGGAAGTGGGTTCGAGTTTCTTCGATACTACAAAGCGTGTTCTTGAAGGTGTGGGGAATGTTTTGAAGCCAGGCATCGAAGCAGCAGTGCCAATTGTAAAACAGACAGGAGAACAGGCTTTGAAGATAGCTTCCCCGGCGATTTCTGAGGCTTCAAAGAAGGCCCAAGAAGCAGTTCAAAGCTCTGGCTTTGACACGCAGCCTTTCCTCAGTGCTGCtaag ACAGTCGCAGATGCAGCACAGAAGACCACAAAGGTGATTGAAGAAGCCGGGCCTATAGCTTCCTCAACTGTTGACACCATCTCATCATCAGACCCTATTGTGATTGTAGGAACTGCTGGAGCATTATTTCTTGTGTACCTCCTTCTTCCTCCCATTTGGTCTGCCATCTCTTATAACCTTCGTGGTTATAAGG GTGAGCTTACTCCTGCTCAAACTCTTGATCTAATATCTACAAAAAACCACCTTATGATTGACATTCGATCAGAGAAGGACAAGGACAAAGCTGGTATTCCTCGCCTTCCCTCTAGTGCTAAGAACAGGATGATTGCCATTCC TTTGGAAGAATTGCCAAGCAAGTTAAAAGGCCTTGTCAGAAATGCAAAGAAAGTGGAAGCAGAGATAGCTGCTTTGAAGATTACATATCTCAAGAAAATTAACAAAGGCTCCAACATTGTGATCATGGACTC GTACTCAGACTCAGCAAAATTGGTTGCTAGAGCACTAACAAGCCTTGGCTTTAAGAACTGCTGGACTGTAGTTGATGGATTTTCTGGAAGCAGAGGATGGTTACAGAGTCGGTTAGGAACAGATACTTATAATTTCTCTTTTGCGGAGGTCATCTCACCATCCCGAGTCATCCCTGCTGCAGTCAGACGTTTTGGTACAATCAGCTCAAGTGGGCAAAAATTACTTCCCCGGGCTGAGTGA
- the LOC115963317 gene encoding pentatricopeptide repeat-containing protein At4g20090 encodes MPKCSNFHTKLLTNSVHRALPTSSSKFSIPSLHFHFSVLTIPSPKTPDETNAQTEPPLANEIFKSSPHMGSYKLGDSTFYSLIHNYADSGDFSSLDKVLDRMKRENRKFIEKSFVVMFRAYGKAHLPEKAVELFDRMVDEFRCRRTVISFNSVLNVIIQEGCFSQALEFYSRVMSSKNASISPNLLTFNLVIKALCKLGLVDRAVEMFREMPDKKCTPDVFTYGTLMDGLCRENRIDEAVLLLDEMQIEGCIPSAPTFNVLINAMCKKGDLARAAKLVDNMFLKGCVPNEVTFNTLIHGLCLKGKLEKAVSLLDRMVSSKCVPNDVTYGTLINGLVRQGRALDGARVLISMEERGHHANEYVYSALVSGFFREGKIEEAMKLWKEMKEKGCKPNTVIYSALIDGLCREGKLVEAKEALSEMVNEGCVPNAFTYSSLMKGFFQMGDSNSAIHVWNEMSNNNCTRNEVCYSILIHGLCEVGKLREALMVWNQMLGKGFKPDVVAYSSIIRGLCNAGLIEQSLKLFNEMLFLEAKSQPDVITYNLILSALCKQSSISRAIDLLNSMLDRGCDPDIVTCDIFLRTLREKVHPPQDGREFLDGLVVRLFKRQRVVGASRIVEVMLQKYLPPKASTWEKVVQELCKPKKIQVGIDKCWSNLYC; translated from the coding sequence ATGCCAAAATGCTCAAATTTTCACACAAAGCTCCTCACAAACTCAGTCCACAGAGCTCTCCCAACGAGCAGTAGTAAGTTCTCTATTCCTTCACTTCACTTTCATTTCTCAGTTCTCACTATTCCATCACCAAAAACCCCAGATGAAACCAATGCTCAAACTGAGCCCCCATTAGCTAATGAGATTTTCAAGTCAAGTCCCCATATGGGTTCTTACAAATTGGGTGATTCCACTTTCTATTCACTTATTCATAACTATGCTGATTCTGGTGATTTTAGCTCATTAGACAAGGTTTTAGATCGAATGAAACGGGAAAACCGGAAGTTTATTGAGAAAAGTTTTGTTGTTATGTTTAGAGCTTATGGGAAAGCCCATTTGCCCGAAAAGGCTGTTGAATTGTTTGATAGAATGGTGGATGAGTTTCGATGTAGGAGGACTGTGATATCGTTTAATTCAGTTCTTAATGTTATTATACAAGAAGGGTGTTTTTCTCAGGCATTGGAGTTTTATTCGCGTGTTATGAGTAGTAAGAATGCTAGTATTTCGCCAAATTTGCTCACTTTTAATCTGGTTATTAAGGCTTTGTGTAAGTTGGGATTGGTTGATAGAGCAGTTGAGATGTTTAGGGAAATGCCGGATAAGAAATGTACGCCTGATGTGTTTACATATGGTACATTGATGGATGGATTGTGTAGGGAAAATAGGATTGATGAGGCTGTTTTGCTGTTGGATGAGATGCAAATTGAGGGGTGTATACCTAGTGCTCCTACGTTTAATGTTTTGATCAATGCTATGTGCAAGAAGGGTGACTTGGCACGCGCTGCAAAGCTTGTGGATAATATGTTTCTCAAAGGATGTGTTCCTAATGAAGTGACCTTTAACACCCTTATCCatggtttgtgtttgaaggGTAAGTTGGAGAAGGCAGTTAGTCTTTTGGATCGAATGGTGTCAAGTAAATGTGTGCCTAATGATGTCACATATGGCACACTCATTAATGGGCTTGTCAGGCAAGGAAGAGCTCTTGATGGAGCTCGTGTGCTGATTTCTATGGAGGAGAGAGGGCATCACGCAAATGAGTACGTTTATTCAGCCCTAGTTAGCGGGTTTTTTAGGGAGGGAAAGATTGAAGAGGCAATgaaattgtggaaggagatgaagGAAAAGGGATGTAAACCCAATACTGTTATTTACAGTGCTCTTATAGATGGTCTATGCCGAGAAGGAAAGCTGGTTGAAGCAAAGGAAGCTCTGTCTGAGATGGTGAATGAGGGTTGTGTGCCCAATGCTTTCACTTATAGTTCCTTAATGAAGGGTTTCTTTCAGATGGGTGATAGTAATAGTGCTATTCATGTGTGGAATGAGATGTCAAACAATAATTGTACCCGCAATGAGGTTTGCTACAGCATACTAATTCATGGCTTGTGTGAGGTTGGGAAGCTTCGTGAGGCATTGATGGTGTGGAACCAGATGCTGGGCAAGGGATTTAAACCTGATGTTGTGGCTTACAGTTCAATAATTCGTGGCCTTTGCAATGCTGGCTTGATAGAGCAGAGTCTGAAACTTTTCAATGAAATGCTTTTTCTGGAGGCTAAATCTCAACCAGATGTGATCACTTATAATTTAATTCTCAGTGCTTTGTGCAAGCAGAGTAGCATCTCCCGTGCCATTGATCTTTTAAACAGTATGCTAGATCGGGGTTGTGATCCTGACATAGTTACATGTGATATTTTCTTGAGAACTTTAAGAGAGAAGGTACACCCACCTCAAGATGGAAGGGAATTCTTAGATGGGCTTGTGGTCCGGCTATTTAAGCGGCAGAGAGTCGTAGGTGCTTCTAGAATTGTAGAGGTGATGTTGCAAAAGTATTTGCCTCCAAAAGCGTCTACTTGGGAAAAAGTTGTTCAAGAGCTTTGCAAACCTAAGAAAATTCAAGTTGGCATTGACAAGTGTTGGAGCAACCTATACTGCTGA